DNA sequence from the Manis javanica isolate MJ-LG chromosome 15, MJ_LKY, whole genome shotgun sequence genome:
ACTCTCTCCCTTGCAGCTGGGGGAGTGAGGTGTTTGTAGGTATGTTGAAATTCCCAACATCTGTCTAGAGGAGCAGAGCCTTAGCTGCAGCCCAGTTGTGGAGACAGAGCCTCAGGGCTGCCCCCAAGGGCCTGCGTTTCACACCTGGAACACTGGGCAAGTTGGAGCTTCTAGGCCCAGGGACACGCTTAGTTGGGTCTAGCATGGGGAGAGACAGGAAAGTAGAAAGCTTGACCTCTGAGGACATAGGGGCTTTTATTTGGACAGAGTTCAATATTCGTGCATGGTGGTCCAACTCCGCCTTTGCCCACCATCCCTCACCTGCCCTTTTCATaaattcttcctgttttcttttcctgccacTGCACCTCAAGTCTGACTTGTGTTTTAGCCTCCAGACACTTCCTTTCTGCTGCCACTCTCACCTCCTCATATTGTCTCCCTCGGAGCTCAACCCAGGGTCATGGTGAAGGGAGACAGGCCTGCCCTTCGCCTGAGCCAGAGCCCCCATGATCTGTCCTGGGGCTTTTTGAGCTCCGAGACTTGGTGTAAAGTCCTGGGAACACGTGATCATTCTTTTTTACTCTGAGGCAGGAGAGTAGCTACTTGGAGCACTACAGGGTGTTGGCAGACCTCGGTGAGCCAGCTAGGAGAAAACAAGGGAACAAGGTTGGATTCAGTTGGGGTAACCCCAGAAGCTGGGAGCTGTGGTGGGGCTATTGGCTGGAACTTGGGAACTTGGGTTTCATCCCTGGTCTGGGTGGGGAGGTGGTTAGTTAGGGCAGGCTGATCTACAAGTGGGCTGGGTGGCGCAGAGCTGAGGGTCACCAGGCTCTTACCTTACCGTCTCTGAAGCCCCAGGAACAACAGTGCAAGAAATAAGAGACTGCTGGCGAAAAGGACTCCAAAGGCCATTCTCTGCCCTATAGGGGAGAGCAGAGTGGGCATGGATCATCTCTGGAGCTGCACCCAGGGGTCCGCCCTGGCAGGGCCATGATGCAATGTGATCCATCCCTGGGGGAGGAGCTCATGTCAGTGTTCTGCTCCCTCCCAGGAACTGGGCACAGAGTAGCGTCCACACTTGCTCTAGGTTGTTGGTCTGTTTGTTACTCCACACACAATTCTTTACCTCTTCCTACGCCTGGAGAAGAGTTTCTTAAAATTGCTTTGCAAGAGAGATTTAGgttagattcgtggttaacagttaaactgggattttgtttttaattgctaGGAAATGCTTTGTTAGGTTTACTATTTTGTGAAATCGCAGGGGAATGATAGGAGCTGAGACAAAGCCCTGGTTTGAAGCTTAAAGTCTGGTGAGCCACCAGGTGATGCCCAGTGCTCCTGGATGCTTACACTTTGGGGTGTGGGTGCCTGCCCTGTGCTGTTTAAAACCTTTAACAACATGCTGTGGTTTCAGGATGAAATTCCAGCTTGAAGGCCATTGTGATATGTTCACTGATAGTAGTAGAAGGTTTAAGGcttcctgtttttcattttctctcattaTTTACTAGGTAGGTGACTTGGGTGAATTACTTAGCATCTGTAAGTGACAACTTACTCCTCAGTGAGATGGAAGCTGTGATAATACATGTACTTCTCCATCCAGTGCTTAGTATTGTGTTTGATTCatgtaaatgctcagtaaatagatTTACCTCCCAAGCTTCAGAGCCACCTCCCCTTTTCCTAGACTCTTGGCTCTAGGTACGCAGTTACCCCAATTCTCTTCTGGCTGTTTTATAACTTGGCCTTCGCTCATGCTGTTCTTTTGGTCTTGGGTGTCCCCCTCCCCCTGAACTAGCAGCTCAGCTCGCATGTCTCCCTGGGGTCATTTTCCCCGATTGCCTACTCTGTCCCTCCCAAGTGGactaagctccttgaaggcaggatcAGGAATTAATGCAAGCTGGTGTCCTGCTCTTAGCACATTGCCTGGTACCCTCGAACCTGGGGGGAAAGGATGTCTCGGGATGTGTGGTGGCAGCTGTGGAGGCTGCCTCCTTGGGAAAGAAGTGGGGACTGAACAAAGTGCTGTGGGAAGCAGAACAAGGCCACAGATGAGCTGGAGGTCAGGGAGCCATGAGCCCACGTCCGATGCGGGGAAAGGAAGGCATGCCCAGTACCTGGCAGAGCAACCCGGATGCTGGCCCTGAGGGGCTCCTCCAGGGAGATGTGGGTGACCTGGCAGGTGTAAGAGGCCCCCACAGAGCCAGGTTCTGCCGTCAGGGAGGAGGTGATGCTGTAGGTGCCCATTGTGCTTTGCTGGAGGCTGGAGAAGGAGGCAccggaggctggggctggggctccaCCCAGCTCCTCTCGGATCCATATCACAGTCATGTCCAGGGGATAGTAGCCAGAGACACTGCAGGTGAGGGTGGGTAGCAGAGCTTCGCTGGCCAAGCTCAGTCGTACTTTGGGAGAAGCTGGAAGAGTGAGTACAGAGATTCCAAAGGGATGCAGTGGGACCGCAGAGTTGATACAGCTGCCTCCCGAGAGGAAGCCTAGGCTGGGTGCTGACATATCCTCCTCAGTGTGGCGCCACAGGGGCGTGAGGGGACCACACGGATGCACGCCAGGAGGAGGTACATCCTCCCCAGGTAATTGAAAAAACAATAGTAAAACTAGCTAAAGGTTGGCTTGCTGCTGCTTATGGCAAATAAGCCAGTGATTTTAAGTGTTACCACAGTTGAAATATGCCTCCCAGTCAGGACCCTCCCAGTGCCCCTCCTTGGTTTGCCACCGCCCCTCCCAGGATGTGTCCCGAAGGATTGGGGTGATTGGACACAGCAGccaaggcagggcagcaggatccTGGGCTGGGAAGCTTCTCCACAGAATCATCCGAGTGTGGCGGGAAGCAGTCCAACCCTGTGTGCGCTTTTAGGGTGGAGTGGCATTTAGGTTGTGGGAATGCAGACTGCCTCTTGGGAAATCGCTTTCTATTTGGAATCCATTCTGGAAAACACTCCCAATAGGCACATCCCTTCCCCCTCCCGCGGATAACCGAGCCGCAGCCTCACCTTGGACGTGGAGCTGGATGATTTGCTGAGCTTGGTACAGAGAGGTGGTGATCTGGCAAATGTAGGTACCCTCGTCCTTCAGAGTGAGGCTGGGTAGGGTGAGGGAGGCATCCCCGGCCATGAGTAGCTGCTCGGGCTCCAGGGCAGCGCTCTCCCACTTGACCTGCCTGTGCCCTGTGGTCCAGCTGTGCACCAGCTTCCCATCACCCTTATGTTGCAGCCGCCACTCCACGCCAGTAAGGGCCAAGCCTGGTGCCATGGAGAAGCGACAGTGCAGGGAGGCCGAGGACCCCAGCAGGAAATTCAGGGATGGGGTCCGTGTTGTCACCTGGAACTCCACTGTGGCGAGAAAAAGTGCGGTGGTGGTGGGCGTCTTCCTCCAAGTCACCTGACCTCTAAGCTGTTGTAGGCATGCATCTGCTCCTGCCTTCTCAGGAGGCCAGTTGAGTTCATTTCCCATCAGATGTAACCACAAAGAAATGGGGCTCTGGAAAGGCAGTGTGGCACACGTGGTAATCTTAACTTTTGTAGTCATTTACCCCAGGACAAGTGATGAAGGCTgtggacttctcagcagaaaaataCACATGCCAAATGATGGGTTGCTGTTGACCTTCAGATAAGAACTACTGGAGTAGCAGAGAAAGCTTTGGAACCCTGGTTCTTCCACTTACTAGccctgtgactgtgggcaagcCCTTAGTGTGGCCAACACGTCTGCTTGAGGCAAGGCTGCTGGGAAGGCTGACTAAGTATGAGCTTAGAAAGCACACAGTGGTAGTATTTGTAGCAAACATGCCAAACCTATATCTAATCAGACAAATCCAAGTGGTGGGGTACTCTGCAAGACAGCAGGCCTGAAGTCTCTGGAAATGTCAATGCTGTGAAAAATCGTTCTGGAGTAAAGAGGCTAAAGGCACAAGACAGCAACATGAAATGTATGGTCTTGTATGATTCCTGGgcttaaaaagacaaaacaaaacaaaacaagaaagctATAAAAAGCATTATTGGGGCAGTTAGAGAAGTTTGCATTTGGCCATTATATTTGACAGTGTTGTATCAATTTTGACACGTCTTAGGATGTCTAGTAGCTACCAAGCTGTGGTGTGTGAGATGGGGACAGATTACCCTGGCAGGGAGGGGTATTTTACCATTGATACTGTTCAGGATTGCTAATGTACAGTAATGGTGAGAAGATATTCTTTAATCTTTACACACTGCACCCCATTATTGCCTGCACCACAATAGGCCACTCTCCACTTTGGTTTGCTGTTAAGATGATAGTTTTATGGTTATGAAGGACAATATTCTTCATGCTATATATACATGGAAGCATTTGGGGTGAAGTGTTACCTGCAGCTTCCTTTCACTTAGTCTAGGGAGgaatctatatatatctatatatctagaGAAAGACATGTTTATCTGCAGGTAAGACTACAGTATTAACAATTGGTGAATCTAGGTGAATGGTGTACAGATattcattacattatttaatcttttttgtaGGTCTaaaatatctcaaaataaaaaggggGGCCTACCTAGCAATGCCAGGGCTATGGTTGACACTGGATGGATATGAGAACCCCTTTTCTGATGTAGCAGTCTAAGTTTAGGTTGGACCACAGCTTCAAGTGTTCTGGGGCCTTCTCAGGATAGGAAGGCAGACCCATAATCTCTGGATGTGGTCATCTCTTTTTGGAGGCAAACTTGGATTTGAAAGGCTCTGGAGAAACCTATCATCATGTTCTCAATTTCCCATGCCCTCTGGGATGTGCTGGGTCGGAGAGGGCAACGGCTGGGCTTTACTAAGGAGATAATGAGCAAAATCTGTGtccctgtgctctgctctggTCATCTTGAAGCACCAGACCAGGCTGGCTGTTCACCGGGAGTAAACTGGTGTTTGGCCCCGTAAGACTGCTGTGGATGGCATCTGTGAACAGAGCATCGTTTATCTCATTTCCTCAGGCAGCCCAGTGAGGTGAACATTATCCCCATTTGGGGTGTTCAGGAAGAAAGGACAGGCCTAGGAGAGTCCCTGAGGTGACTTATGTGGATGGAGGTAGACTTGTTCCCTTTTGTTCTCCATCTCTGACCACTTGAAAAAACCAAA
Encoded proteins:
- the TAPBPL gene encoding LOW QUALITY PROTEIN: tapasin-related protein (The sequence of the model RefSeq protein was modified relative to this genomic sequence to represent the inferred CDS: inserted 5 bases in 3 codons) codes for the protein MGAVAGWCLLLCWALTRAADAAERQWWAVDVVLDCFLXEEGGVLASSRNMVKALLVLRQVPVTDDGSLEGFADFQGDTXTKDNPPVTFEASASLVQIPQAEALLHAHCSGKKVTCEISCYFLQARQGAPVDTAASFIANVQLSGGGPSVSVVMKTLGDTENGAVLHPTLYLXRAQGTIQTAVEFQVTTRTPSLNFLLGSSASLHCRFSMAPGLALTGVEWRLQHKGDGKLVHSWTTGHRQVKWESAALEPEQLLMAGDASLTLPSLTLKDEGTYICQITTSLYQAQQIIQLHVQASPKVRLSLASEALLPTLTCSVSGYYPLDMTVIWIREELGGAPAPASGASFSSLQQSTMGTYSITSSLTAEPGSVGASYTCQVTHISLEEPLRASIRVALPGQRMAFGVLFASSLLFLALLFLGLQRR